One genomic segment of Sorex araneus isolate mSorAra2 chromosome X, mSorAra2.pri, whole genome shotgun sequence includes these proteins:
- the BCOR gene encoding BCL-6 corepressor isoform X2: MLSATPLYGNVHSWMNSERVRMCGINEDRKIPVNDGDASKARLELREDNPVNHSVVDATTAHRIDGLAALSMDRTGLIREGLRVPGNIVYSNLCGLGAEKGREAATSTLAGLGFSSERNPEMQFKPTTPETVEASAVAGKAPNGFSAIYKTPPGIQKGAVPTADTLGLDRPTSDKQNPLNINGASYLRLPWVNPYMEGATPAIYPFLDSPNKYSLNMYKALLPQQSYSLAQPLYSPVCTNGERFLYLPPPHYVSPHIPSSLASPMRLSTPSASPAIPPLVHCADKSLPWKMGVSPGNPVEPHAYPHIQNSKQPRVPSAKAVTSGLPGDAALLLPPSPRPSPRVHLPSQPPADTYSEFHKHYARISTSPSVTLSKPYMTVSSEFPGARLSNSKYPKAPEGAEGGPSGAGHPRKATGQDRKEGSSPPLLEKQPVTKDTTDKPLDLSAKVVDGGEASKAEHVKKMPPTVLVHSRAAGGLVLAGSELPKETLSPPGNGCAIYRSEIISTAPSSWVVPGPSPNEENNGKSLPLKNKALDWAIPQQRSSSCPRMGGADAVVTSVPGAVPSGGRPASASPAPNANAEGSKSSRSTVDTTPSVIQHVGQPPTTPAKHGGGVSSKGTKTSNPEPSFKANENGLPPSSIFLSPNEAFRSPPIPYPRSYLPYPAPEGIAISPLSLHGKGPVYPHPVLLPNGSLFPGHLAPKPGLPYGLPTGRPEFVTYQDALGLGMVHPMLIPHTPIDITKEEKPERRSRSHERARYEDPSLRTRFSEMLEASSAKLHPEVPADKNLKPNPSWNQGKPVLKSDKLVYVDLLREEPASVKTDATLSKPSFAAAESGAQSTEPPQPPAEPVLQPHRDFIALREELGRISDFHEAYAFKQAPGQSVFSLSKENVPAGTPKETLGVPVSAPFLEPSLASDSPAVTFGKAQEDPKPFCVGGAPPNVDVTPAYTKEGADEAESSDGKVLKPKPSKLAKRIANSAGYVGDRFKCVTTELYADSSQLSREQRALQRAMMRFSELEMKEREGGHPTTKDSEVCKFSPADWERLKGNQDKKPKSVTLEEAIAEPNDSERSEYSAGNKQDPSEDKELPAEKYLVDRQPVSEAAPEPAAPDMPHSPALRLDRKRRASGDTGHAETPGDELPEDPLLKAKRRRVSKDDWPEREMTPSSSNHLEDPHYSELTNLKVCIELTGLHPKKQRHLLHLRERWEQQVSAAEGKPGRQGRKDGTQAEQPEVTAQGNNIPDEKAGRKRAEGKGHRGWPEDCLKPGEPEQGLPVFSGSPPMRSLSSTNASGKKQTQPSCTPASRPSAKQPKIKESQKTDVPCTDEEEDCQAASLLQKYTDSSEKPSGKRLCKTKHLIPQEPRRGGALPGDYYVENTDGKVTVRRFRKRPEPNADFDLSPGKQDQKPFDRLQQLLPASQTSQLPCSNSPPETTQSRPMPPEARRLIVNKNAGETLLQRAARLGYEEVVLYCLENKICDVNHRDNAGYCALHEACARGWLNIVRHLLEYGADVNCSAQDGTRPLHDAVENDHLEIVRLLLSYGADPTLATYSGRTIMKMTHSELMEKFLTDYLNDLQGRSDDEDCASSWEFHGSSVCEPDDESGYDVLANPPGPEDQDEEEETGSDVFEFEFSESPLLPCYNVQVSVAQGPRNWLLLSDVLKKLKMSSRIFRCNFPNVEIVTIAEAEFYRQVSASLLFSCSKDTEAFNPESKELLDLVEFTSELQALLGSTVEWLHPSDMVSDAYW; the protein is encoded by the exons ATGCTTTCAGCAACCCCCCTGTATGGGAACGTTCACAGCTGGATGAACAGTGAGAGGGTCCGCATGTGTGGGATCAACGAAGACAG GAAGATTCCTGTAAATGATGGTGACGCTTCCAAGGCCAGACTGGAACTGAGGGAGGACAATCCCGTGAACCACAGTGTG GTGGACGCGACCACGGCCCATCGCATTGATGGGCTGGCGGCACTGAGCATGGACCGCACGGGCCTGATCCGGGAAGGGCTGCGGGTGCCCGGCAACATCGTCTATTCGAACTTGTGTGGACTGGGGGCCGAGAAAGGCCGGGAGGCAGCCACAAGCACCCTCGCAGGCCTTGGCTTCTCTTCCGAGAGGAATCCAGAAATGCAATTCAAACCCACCACCCCCGAGACCGTGGAGGCTTCCGCTGTCGCGGGCAAAGCCCCCAATGGCTTCAGTGCTATCTATAAAACACCCCCTGGAATACAAAAAGGTGCCGTCCCTACCGCTGACACCCTGGGCCTGGACCGACCTACCAGTGACAAGCAGAACCCACTTAACATCAATGGTGCTAGTTATCTGCGTCTTCCGTGGGTCAATCCTTACATGGAGGGGGCCACCCCCGCCATCTATCCTTTCCTGGACTCGCCCAATAAGTATTCACTGAACATGTACAAGGCCTTGCTACCTCAGCAGTCCTACAGCTTGGCCCAGCCGCTGTACTCGCCGGTCTGCACTAACGGGGAGCGGTTCCTCTACCTGCCTCCCCCTCACTACGTCAGCCCCCACATCCCCTCGTCCCTGGCATCGCCCATGCGGCTCTCGACGCCTTCGGCCTCCCCGGCCATCCCACCGCTGGTCCACTGTGCAGACAAGAGCCTGCCCTGGAAGATGGGCGTCAGCCCCGGGAACCCGGTGGAGCCACACGCCTACCCTCACATCCAAAACAGCAAACAGCCTCGGGTGCCCTCGGCCAAGGCCGTCACCAGTGGGCTGCCAGGGGACGCCGctctcctgctgcccccctcGCCTCGGCCTTCCCCTCGCGTGcacctgccctcccagccccccgcagACACCTACTCAGAATTCCACAAGCACTACGCCAGGATCTCCACCTCCCCATCGGTCACCCTGTCGAAGCCATACATGACGGTCAGCAGCGAGTTCCCCGGGGCCAGGCTCTCCAACAGCAAGTATCCCAAGGCCCCGGAGGGAGCCGAGGGGGGCCCATCTGGGGCCGGGCACCCCCGGAAGGCCACAGGGcaagacaggaaggaaggcagcTCGCCGCCTCTGTTGGAGAAGCAGCCGGTTACCAAAGACACCACCGACAAGCCGCTCGACTTGTCCGCGAAAGTGGTGGATGGCGGCGAGGCCTCCAAAGCCGAGCACGTGAAGAAGATGCCCCCCACGGTGCTGGTGCACAGCCGAGCCGCCGGCGGCTTAGTGCTCGCGGGAAGCGAGCTGCCGAAAGAAACCTTATCTCCTCCCGGAAACGGCTGTGCTATCTATAGATCTGAAATCATTAGCACCGCTCCCTCGTCCTGGGTGGTGCCCGGGCCCAGTCCCAACGAAGAGAACAATGGCAAGAGCCTGCCTCTGAAAAACAAGGCCCTGGACTGGGCCATCCCCCAGCAGCGGAGCTCTTCGTGTCCCCGCATGGGTGGCGCCGACGCAGTGGTCACCAGTGTGCCAGGGGCCGTGCCCAGTGGCGGCCGCCCGGCCTCCGCGTCGCCCGCCCCCAACGCCAACGCCGAGGGCAGCAAGAGCAGCCGCAGCACGGTGGACACCACCCCCTCTGTTATCCAGCACGTGGGCCAGCCCCCCACCACGCCAGCCAAGCACGGCGGCGGCGTCAGTAGCAAGGGCACCAAAACCAGCAATCCCGAACCCAGCTTTAAAGCAAACGAAAATGGCCTGCCGCCCAGCTCCATCTTTCTGTCCCCTAACGAGGCGTTCAGGTCTcctcccatcccctacccccGGAGCTACCTCCCTTACCCAGCTCCCGAGGGCATCGCCATCAGCCCCCTCTCTTTACACGGGAAGGGACCTGTCTACCCGCATCCCGTGTTGTTGCCGAATGGCAGTCTGTTCCCTGGGCACCTGGCCCCCAAGCCTGGGCTGCCCTACGGACTCCCCACAGGCCGGCCAGAGTTTGTTACCTACCAAGATGCGCTGGGGTTGGGCATGGTGCACCCCATGTTAATACCTCACACGCCCATCGACATCACTAAGGAGGAGAAACCCGAGAGGCGGTCCCGCTCCCACGAGAGAGCCCGCTACGAGGACCCCAGCCTCCGGACCCGGTTCTCCGAGATGTTGGAAGCTAGCAGCGCCAAGCTGCACCCCGAAGTCCCCGCGGACAAAAACCTCAAGCCGAACCCCAGTTGGAATCAAGGGAAACCCGTCCTCAAAAGCGACAAGCTCGTCTACGTCGACCTCCTCCGGGAAGAGCCCGCCTCGGTGAAAACCGATGCCACCCTGTCCAAACCCAGCTTCGCCGCTGCCGAGAGCGgggcccagagcactgagcccccccagccccccgcagaGCCAGTCCTGCAGCCCCACCGAGATTTCATTGCCCTGCGGGAAGAGCTGGGGCGCATCAGTGACTTCCACGAAGCTTATGCCTTCAAACAGGCGCCAGGCCAGTCGGTCTTCAGCCTGAGCAAGGAAAACGTGCCAGCGGGAACCCCCAAGGAGACTCTGGGGGTGCCAGTCTCCGCTCCGTTTCTGGAGCCGAGTCTGGCCAGTGACAGTCCCGCTGTAACTTTTGGTAAAGCTCAAGAGGATCCCAAACCATTTTGCGTGGGCGGTGCTCCCCCCAACGTGGACGTCACCCCTGCCTATACCAAAGAGGGAGCCGATGAGGCCGAGTCCAGCGATGGCAAAGTGCTGAAACCCAAGCCATCCAAGCTGGCCAAGAGAATCGCCAACTCCGCCGGTTACGTGGGTGACCGATTCAAGTGTGTCACGACCGAACTGTACGCTGACTCGAGTCAGCTCAGCCGGGAGCAGCGGGCATTGCAG CGTGCAATGATGCGCTTCTCCGAGTTGGAGATGAAAGAGCGAGAAGGGGGCCACCCTACAACCAAAGACTCCGAAGTGTGCAAATTCAGCCCCGCTGACTGGGAACGGTTGAAAGGAAATCAGGACAAAAAGCCAAAGTCGGTCACCCTGGAGGAGGCCATTGCTGAGCCGAATGACAGTGAGAGAA gcgaATACAGTGCCGGAAACAAACAGGACCCCTCGGAAGACAAGGAGCTGCCTGCGGAGAAGTACTTGGTGGACAGGCAGCCTGTGAGCGAGGCCGCCCCCGAGCCCGCGGCCCCGGACATGCCACACAGCCCAGCGCTCCGGCTGGACCGCAAACGCAGGGCATCCGGTGACACTGGCCACGCCGAGACCCCGGGGGATGAGCTGCCTGAGGACCCGCTGCTGAAAGCCAAGCGCAGGAGGGTGTCCAAAG ATGACTGGCCTGAGAGGGAAATGACACCCAGTTCCTCTAACCACTTAGAAGACCCACATTATAGTGAGCTGACCAACCTGAAGGTGTGCATTGAATTAACAGGGCTCCATCCTAAAAAGCAACGCCACTTGCTGCACCTCAGAGAACGCTGGGAACAGCAGGTGTCGGCAGCCGAGGGCAAACCTGGCCGGCAGGGCAGGAAGGATGGGACCCAGGCCGAACAGCCTGAGGTTACCGCGCAGGGCAATAACATCCCCGACGAGAAAGCGGGCAGGAAAAGGGCAGAAGGCAAAGGACACAGAGGCTGGCCCGAAGACTGTCTGAAGCCCGGAGAGCCTGAGCAAG GCTTGCCTGTGTTCTCCGGCTCTCCGCCCATGAGGAGCCTTTCATCCACCAATGCAAGCGGCAAAAAGCAGACTCAGCCAAGCTGCACGCCAGCCTCGAGGCCGTCTGCCAAACAGCCCAAAATTAAAGAAAGCCAGAAGACAGATGTGCCGTGCACAGACGAGGAGGAAGACTGCCAGGCTGCCTCCCTGCTGCAGAAATACACCGACAGCAGCGAGAAACCGTCCGGGAAGAGACTGTGCAAAACCAAGCACTTGATCCCGCAGGAgccccggcggggcggggcgctgcCAGGGGACTACTACGTGGAGAACACTGATGGCAAG GTGACTGTGCGGCGGTTCCGCAAGCGACCTGAGCCCAATGCTGACTTCGACTTGTCACCCGGCAAGCAGGACCAGAAGCCCTTCGATCGGCTCCAGCAGCTGTTACCTGCTTCCCAGACCTCACAGCTGCCGTGCTCCAACTCCCCTCCCGAGACCACCCAGTCCCGGCCCATGCCACCCGAGGCCCGCAGGCTGATCGTCAATAAGAATGCTGGCGAGACGCTCCTGCAGCGAGCCGCTCGCCTTGGCTATGAG GAAGTGGTCCTGTACTGCCTGGAAAACAAAATTTGTGACGTGAACCACCGAGACAACGCAGGCTACTGTGCCCTGCATGAAGCCTGTGCCAGAGGATGGCTTAACATTGTACGGCACCTATTGGAATATGGCGCCGACGTCAACTGCAGTGCCCAGGACGGGACTCG GCCTCTCCATGATGCTGTCGAGAATGATCACCTGGAAATTGTCCGACTACTTCTCTCCTATGGTGCTGACCCCACTTTGGCTACATACTCAGGTAGAACCATCATGAAAATGACGCACAGTGAACTTATGGAGAAGTTCCTCACAG ATTACCTGAACGATCTACAAGGCCGAAGTGATGACGAGGACTGTGCCAGTTCCTGGGAGTTCCATGGCAGCTCTGTGTGTG AGCCCGATGATGAGAGCGGCTATGACGTGTTGGCCAACCCGCCTGGGCCCGAGGAccaggacgaggaggaggagactGGCAGTGACGTGTTTGAATTCGAGTTCTCCGAAAGCCCCCTGTTGCCCTGTTACAACGTCCAAGTGTCTGTCGCTCAGGG GCCTCGGAACTGGCTCTTGCTCTCCGACGTCCTCAAGAAATTGAAGATGTCATCCCGCATCTTCCGCTGCAATTTCCCCAACGTGGAGATTGTCACCATCGCAGAGGCAGAATTCTACCGGCAAGTTTCAGCAAGCCTGTTGTTTTCTTGCTCCAAAGACACGGAGGCGTTTAACCCCGAGAGCAAGGAGCTGTTAGACCTGGTGGAGTTCACCAGCGAGCTGCAGGCCCTGCTGGGTTCCACGGTGGAGTGGCTGCACCCCAGCGACATGGTCTCCGATGCCTACTGGTGA
- the BCOR gene encoding BCL-6 corepressor isoform X3 — MLSATPLYGNVHSWMNSERVRMCGINEDRKIPVNDGDASKARLELREDNPVNHSVVDATTAHRIDGLAALSMDRTGLIREGLRVPGNIVYSNLCGLGAEKGREAATSTLAGLGFSSERNPEMQFKPTTPETVEASAVAGKAPNGFSAIYKTPPGIQKGAVPTADTLGLDRPTSDKQNPLNINGASYLRLPWVNPYMEGATPAIYPFLDSPNKYSLNMYKALLPQQSYSLAQPLYSPVCTNGERFLYLPPPHYVSPHIPSSLASPMRLSTPSASPAIPPLVHCADKSLPWKMGVSPGNPVEPHAYPHIQNSKQPRVPSAKAVTSGLPGDAALLLPPSPRPSPRVHLPSQPPADTYSEFHKHYARISTSPSVTLSKPYMTVSSEFPGARLSNSKYPKAPEGAEGGPSGAGHPRKATGQDRKEGSSPPLLEKQPVTKDTTDKPLDLSAKVVDGGEASKAEHVKKMPPTVLVHSRAAGGLVLAGSELPKETLSPPGNGCAIYRSEIISTAPSSWVVPGPSPNEENNGKSLPLKNKALDWAIPQQRSSSCPRMGGADAVVTSVPGAVPSGGRPASASPAPNANAEGSKSSRSTVDTTPSVIQHVGQPPTTPAKHGGGVSSKGTKTSNPEPSFKANENGLPPSSIFLSPNEAFRSPPIPYPRSYLPYPAPEGIAISPLSLHGKGPVYPHPVLLPNGSLFPGHLAPKPGLPYGLPTGRPEFVTYQDALGLGMVHPMLIPHTPIDITKEEKPERRSRSHERARYEDPSLRTRFSEMLEASSAKLHPEVPADKNLKPNPSWNQGKPVLKSDKLVYVDLLREEPASVKTDATLSKPSFAAAESGAQSTEPPQPPAEPVLQPHRDFIALREELGRISDFHEAYAFKQAPGQSVFSLSKENVPAGTPKETLGVPVSAPFLEPSLASDSPAVTFGKAQEDPKPFCVGGAPPNVDVTPAYTKEGADEAESSDGKVLKPKPSKLAKRIANSAGYVGDRFKCVTTELYADSSQLSREQRALQMEGLQEDSILCLPAAYCERAMMRFSELEMKEREGGHPTTKDSEVCKFSPADWERLKGNQDKKPKSVTLEEAIAEPNDSERSEYSAGNKQDPSEDKELPAEKYLVDRQPVSEAAPEPAAPDMPHSPALRLDRKRRASGDTGHAETPGDELPEDPLLKAKRRRVSKGLHPKKQRHLLHLRERWEQQVSAAEGKPGRQGRKDGTQAEQPEVTAQGNNIPDEKAGRKRAEGKGHRGWPEDCLKPGEPEQGLPVFSGSPPMRSLSSTNASGKKQTQPSCTPASRPSAKQPKIKESQKTDVPCTDEEEDCQAASLLQKYTDSSEKPSGKRLCKTKHLIPQEPRRGGALPGDYYVENTDGKVTVRRFRKRPEPNADFDLSPGKQDQKPFDRLQQLLPASQTSQLPCSNSPPETTQSRPMPPEARRLIVNKNAGETLLQRAARLGYEEVVLYCLENKICDVNHRDNAGYCALHEACARGWLNIVRHLLEYGADVNCSAQDGTRPLHDAVENDHLEIVRLLLSYGADPTLATYSGRTIMKMTHSELMEKFLTDYLNDLQGRSDDEDCASSWEFHGSSVCEPDDESGYDVLANPPGPEDQDEEEETGSDVFEFEFSESPLLPCYNVQVSVAQGPRNWLLLSDVLKKLKMSSRIFRCNFPNVEIVTIAEAEFYRQVSASLLFSCSKDTEAFNPESKELLDLVEFTSELQALLGSTVEWLHPSDMVSDAYW, encoded by the exons ATGCTTTCAGCAACCCCCCTGTATGGGAACGTTCACAGCTGGATGAACAGTGAGAGGGTCCGCATGTGTGGGATCAACGAAGACAG GAAGATTCCTGTAAATGATGGTGACGCTTCCAAGGCCAGACTGGAACTGAGGGAGGACAATCCCGTGAACCACAGTGTG GTGGACGCGACCACGGCCCATCGCATTGATGGGCTGGCGGCACTGAGCATGGACCGCACGGGCCTGATCCGGGAAGGGCTGCGGGTGCCCGGCAACATCGTCTATTCGAACTTGTGTGGACTGGGGGCCGAGAAAGGCCGGGAGGCAGCCACAAGCACCCTCGCAGGCCTTGGCTTCTCTTCCGAGAGGAATCCAGAAATGCAATTCAAACCCACCACCCCCGAGACCGTGGAGGCTTCCGCTGTCGCGGGCAAAGCCCCCAATGGCTTCAGTGCTATCTATAAAACACCCCCTGGAATACAAAAAGGTGCCGTCCCTACCGCTGACACCCTGGGCCTGGACCGACCTACCAGTGACAAGCAGAACCCACTTAACATCAATGGTGCTAGTTATCTGCGTCTTCCGTGGGTCAATCCTTACATGGAGGGGGCCACCCCCGCCATCTATCCTTTCCTGGACTCGCCCAATAAGTATTCACTGAACATGTACAAGGCCTTGCTACCTCAGCAGTCCTACAGCTTGGCCCAGCCGCTGTACTCGCCGGTCTGCACTAACGGGGAGCGGTTCCTCTACCTGCCTCCCCCTCACTACGTCAGCCCCCACATCCCCTCGTCCCTGGCATCGCCCATGCGGCTCTCGACGCCTTCGGCCTCCCCGGCCATCCCACCGCTGGTCCACTGTGCAGACAAGAGCCTGCCCTGGAAGATGGGCGTCAGCCCCGGGAACCCGGTGGAGCCACACGCCTACCCTCACATCCAAAACAGCAAACAGCCTCGGGTGCCCTCGGCCAAGGCCGTCACCAGTGGGCTGCCAGGGGACGCCGctctcctgctgcccccctcGCCTCGGCCTTCCCCTCGCGTGcacctgccctcccagccccccgcagACACCTACTCAGAATTCCACAAGCACTACGCCAGGATCTCCACCTCCCCATCGGTCACCCTGTCGAAGCCATACATGACGGTCAGCAGCGAGTTCCCCGGGGCCAGGCTCTCCAACAGCAAGTATCCCAAGGCCCCGGAGGGAGCCGAGGGGGGCCCATCTGGGGCCGGGCACCCCCGGAAGGCCACAGGGcaagacaggaaggaaggcagcTCGCCGCCTCTGTTGGAGAAGCAGCCGGTTACCAAAGACACCACCGACAAGCCGCTCGACTTGTCCGCGAAAGTGGTGGATGGCGGCGAGGCCTCCAAAGCCGAGCACGTGAAGAAGATGCCCCCCACGGTGCTGGTGCACAGCCGAGCCGCCGGCGGCTTAGTGCTCGCGGGAAGCGAGCTGCCGAAAGAAACCTTATCTCCTCCCGGAAACGGCTGTGCTATCTATAGATCTGAAATCATTAGCACCGCTCCCTCGTCCTGGGTGGTGCCCGGGCCCAGTCCCAACGAAGAGAACAATGGCAAGAGCCTGCCTCTGAAAAACAAGGCCCTGGACTGGGCCATCCCCCAGCAGCGGAGCTCTTCGTGTCCCCGCATGGGTGGCGCCGACGCAGTGGTCACCAGTGTGCCAGGGGCCGTGCCCAGTGGCGGCCGCCCGGCCTCCGCGTCGCCCGCCCCCAACGCCAACGCCGAGGGCAGCAAGAGCAGCCGCAGCACGGTGGACACCACCCCCTCTGTTATCCAGCACGTGGGCCAGCCCCCCACCACGCCAGCCAAGCACGGCGGCGGCGTCAGTAGCAAGGGCACCAAAACCAGCAATCCCGAACCCAGCTTTAAAGCAAACGAAAATGGCCTGCCGCCCAGCTCCATCTTTCTGTCCCCTAACGAGGCGTTCAGGTCTcctcccatcccctacccccGGAGCTACCTCCCTTACCCAGCTCCCGAGGGCATCGCCATCAGCCCCCTCTCTTTACACGGGAAGGGACCTGTCTACCCGCATCCCGTGTTGTTGCCGAATGGCAGTCTGTTCCCTGGGCACCTGGCCCCCAAGCCTGGGCTGCCCTACGGACTCCCCACAGGCCGGCCAGAGTTTGTTACCTACCAAGATGCGCTGGGGTTGGGCATGGTGCACCCCATGTTAATACCTCACACGCCCATCGACATCACTAAGGAGGAGAAACCCGAGAGGCGGTCCCGCTCCCACGAGAGAGCCCGCTACGAGGACCCCAGCCTCCGGACCCGGTTCTCCGAGATGTTGGAAGCTAGCAGCGCCAAGCTGCACCCCGAAGTCCCCGCGGACAAAAACCTCAAGCCGAACCCCAGTTGGAATCAAGGGAAACCCGTCCTCAAAAGCGACAAGCTCGTCTACGTCGACCTCCTCCGGGAAGAGCCCGCCTCGGTGAAAACCGATGCCACCCTGTCCAAACCCAGCTTCGCCGCTGCCGAGAGCGgggcccagagcactgagcccccccagccccccgcagaGCCAGTCCTGCAGCCCCACCGAGATTTCATTGCCCTGCGGGAAGAGCTGGGGCGCATCAGTGACTTCCACGAAGCTTATGCCTTCAAACAGGCGCCAGGCCAGTCGGTCTTCAGCCTGAGCAAGGAAAACGTGCCAGCGGGAACCCCCAAGGAGACTCTGGGGGTGCCAGTCTCCGCTCCGTTTCTGGAGCCGAGTCTGGCCAGTGACAGTCCCGCTGTAACTTTTGGTAAAGCTCAAGAGGATCCCAAACCATTTTGCGTGGGCGGTGCTCCCCCCAACGTGGACGTCACCCCTGCCTATACCAAAGAGGGAGCCGATGAGGCCGAGTCCAGCGATGGCAAAGTGCTGAAACCCAAGCCATCCAAGCTGGCCAAGAGAATCGCCAACTCCGCCGGTTACGTGGGTGACCGATTCAAGTGTGTCACGACCGAACTGTACGCTGACTCGAGTCAGCTCAGCCGGGAGCAGCGGGCATTGCAG ATGGAAGGATTACAAGAGGACAGTATTTTATGTCTACCCGCTGCTTACTGTGAG CGTGCAATGATGCGCTTCTCCGAGTTGGAGATGAAAGAGCGAGAAGGGGGCCACCCTACAACCAAAGACTCCGAAGTGTGCAAATTCAGCCCCGCTGACTGGGAACGGTTGAAAGGAAATCAGGACAAAAAGCCAAAGTCGGTCACCCTGGAGGAGGCCATTGCTGAGCCGAATGACAGTGAGAGAA gcgaATACAGTGCCGGAAACAAACAGGACCCCTCGGAAGACAAGGAGCTGCCTGCGGAGAAGTACTTGGTGGACAGGCAGCCTGTGAGCGAGGCCGCCCCCGAGCCCGCGGCCCCGGACATGCCACACAGCCCAGCGCTCCGGCTGGACCGCAAACGCAGGGCATCCGGTGACACTGGCCACGCCGAGACCCCGGGGGATGAGCTGCCTGAGGACCCGCTGCTGAAAGCCAAGCGCAGGAGGGTGTCCAAAG GGCTCCATCCTAAAAAGCAACGCCACTTGCTGCACCTCAGAGAACGCTGGGAACAGCAGGTGTCGGCAGCCGAGGGCAAACCTGGCCGGCAGGGCAGGAAGGATGGGACCCAGGCCGAACAGCCTGAGGTTACCGCGCAGGGCAATAACATCCCCGACGAGAAAGCGGGCAGGAAAAGGGCAGAAGGCAAAGGACACAGAGGCTGGCCCGAAGACTGTCTGAAGCCCGGAGAGCCTGAGCAAG GCTTGCCTGTGTTCTCCGGCTCTCCGCCCATGAGGAGCCTTTCATCCACCAATGCAAGCGGCAAAAAGCAGACTCAGCCAAGCTGCACGCCAGCCTCGAGGCCGTCTGCCAAACAGCCCAAAATTAAAGAAAGCCAGAAGACAGATGTGCCGTGCACAGACGAGGAGGAAGACTGCCAGGCTGCCTCCCTGCTGCAGAAATACACCGACAGCAGCGAGAAACCGTCCGGGAAGAGACTGTGCAAAACCAAGCACTTGATCCCGCAGGAgccccggcggggcggggcgctgcCAGGGGACTACTACGTGGAGAACACTGATGGCAAG GTGACTGTGCGGCGGTTCCGCAAGCGACCTGAGCCCAATGCTGACTTCGACTTGTCACCCGGCAAGCAGGACCAGAAGCCCTTCGATCGGCTCCAGCAGCTGTTACCTGCTTCCCAGACCTCACAGCTGCCGTGCTCCAACTCCCCTCCCGAGACCACCCAGTCCCGGCCCATGCCACCCGAGGCCCGCAGGCTGATCGTCAATAAGAATGCTGGCGAGACGCTCCTGCAGCGAGCCGCTCGCCTTGGCTATGAG GAAGTGGTCCTGTACTGCCTGGAAAACAAAATTTGTGACGTGAACCACCGAGACAACGCAGGCTACTGTGCCCTGCATGAAGCCTGTGCCAGAGGATGGCTTAACATTGTACGGCACCTATTGGAATATGGCGCCGACGTCAACTGCAGTGCCCAGGACGGGACTCG GCCTCTCCATGATGCTGTCGAGAATGATCACCTGGAAATTGTCCGACTACTTCTCTCCTATGGTGCTGACCCCACTTTGGCTACATACTCAGGTAGAACCATCATGAAAATGACGCACAGTGAACTTATGGAGAAGTTCCTCACAG ATTACCTGAACGATCTACAAGGCCGAAGTGATGACGAGGACTGTGCCAGTTCCTGGGAGTTCCATGGCAGCTCTGTGTGTG AGCCCGATGATGAGAGCGGCTATGACGTGTTGGCCAACCCGCCTGGGCCCGAGGAccaggacgaggaggaggagactGGCAGTGACGTGTTTGAATTCGAGTTCTCCGAAAGCCCCCTGTTGCCCTGTTACAACGTCCAAGTGTCTGTCGCTCAGGG GCCTCGGAACTGGCTCTTGCTCTCCGACGTCCTCAAGAAATTGAAGATGTCATCCCGCATCTTCCGCTGCAATTTCCCCAACGTGGAGATTGTCACCATCGCAGAGGCAGAATTCTACCGGCAAGTTTCAGCAAGCCTGTTGTTTTCTTGCTCCAAAGACACGGAGGCGTTTAACCCCGAGAGCAAGGAGCTGTTAGACCTGGTGGAGTTCACCAGCGAGCTGCAGGCCCTGCTGGGTTCCACGGTGGAGTGGCTGCACCCCAGCGACATGGTCTCCGATGCCTACTGGTGA